gtgcgtgtgagtgaggacataagaacgctggaaagactcgtcttgataCAGTGAGGGCAATCCTCGAATATGAGGCGTTACATGTATGTTTTCAGTTacaaaaaataggaaaaaaaaaagaggcgGAGGCGGCGGCGGTGGAAGGGGGAGGAGCACAAGAACAGGTAACATGAAATGCATGGTATGAAATATGAACAACCAGTTTGAAACAGACGATTGAGATTGCCTCTATAGAATTACAGGACGGTGTTAAAGCATAATCCAAGAAATCTCAATAGAGCTAATTTGAAATGGAATAACTCTAAACAGCTTAGACCACAAATGGTAATTTGCAAAATTTGAGCTATCTCATATCAAGAACCTCTTCATCATCAGGATCCAACTCAGTTGAAAGCCTCATTTTCTTTGCATCCCTCTGCCCTGTTCTCCCCTTCTTTGGTTTCCCcctgaaaaattaatttcaaatgcatGGATAACACTGAACCTCGGTAtacaaaataacaaaagaaatggTGATCATTGGTACTTTAATTTCAAATGGAGTAAATGAAAGACAAGATCCATGTAATCAACTCAAACTAGTTAGGACTTTAGAACTAAAGGTTGTGTGATGATAACTACTGTGAAAGGTTAATGATTCCGGAAATTAATCATTCAACCAAAGAATTACAAAAAATAAGTCAATAAGTAAACACTTAATAGCCACTAGACTAAATTAAAAACGTTGAAGGTGCACTTACTGTGTAGAGGTGGTTAAACCCCCGCCCTTGGGTCGAATTTGAACCATATCCAATTTTCCATCTGCAGACAGAAGCAAAAGAGAGTGAAAAAAATGGGTAGCATTTAACCACCACTGGCCCGACTCCCGAACCTAACCCATGATCTCAGTTTGGATAAGACAGTCCAAAAGTATGGAAAATTTAATAGACTGTAATGAAGAACAAACCTTCTCTTGCAGCTTTCAGCTCATCTGCCTAAATGAAAGGAAGGAAAAAGATGAGAAAATGGAACCAAAACATTTATCACGATAGCACCATCCTTCAAGTGTATGAGCACAGTTTCATCAATTCTGcttattttctaaataaatgaAAAGAGTGATTCAAGTCTCTGCTGGTTTTGGAAGCCACCAATCTAACAGATTGTTTTAATTCCTCCCTAATAAAGGGATCAATATTTGAACTGTCAAAAGGCAACAAAAAGTTCGCGGTCTATTCAGAAC
This portion of the Primulina huaijiensis isolate GDHJ02 unplaced genomic scaffold, ASM1229523v2 scaffold43397, whole genome shotgun sequence genome encodes:
- the LOC140970263 gene encoding uncharacterized protein — translated: MKVKVYELETSYLQETNILGNALKGFDGFLTSSKNTSNLKRPRKFQLEDRVFSLSSVTSPAADELKAAREDGKLDMVQIRPKGGGLTTSTQGKPKKGRTGQRDAKKMRLSTELDPDDEEVLDMR